A genomic stretch from Sulfobacillus thermosulfidooxidans includes:
- a CDS encoding EH signature domain-containing protein: MTTANGFRYVPEKLQQKRQNLAKVYPHDQDNPRFLAALHKGRLPRLLEILEGMSDMQILQWADTMDRIDLYVLIVFYTTHVPASLHAKVQQLAKTRWDDLVLSLIWDMFVESPESAYIELMRLILHTVEQFPWWSKTPPAMVEAVRLAFLENEPLITWANSLRPGALEYDLQALGLSRQHTLAHVLVSHVLVAATPLIWQEILATKNFSWSSWSVQIDDKSRGRAQQVMRSYLLKVPVDQYDTTVIQSFLGKWGNPELPTEAWRKVGDDARERVRQWLRLQRLKQFFSQDNARFQFWKGYLDRCRHVEIWEELTAHSAVVLYFDKIVAVEYSYVGNACYLYLPQDIDIVRRHAHNSLHLKDQEKAQRRLLHSGAWQENFKWELESYLGFPHR, translated from the coding sequence ATGACAACGGCGAATGGGTTTCGCTACGTGCCTGAAAAACTTCAGCAAAAGAGGCAAAACCTCGCAAAAGTGTATCCTCATGACCAAGACAATCCTCGATTTCTTGCGGCATTGCATAAGGGCCGTTTACCGCGTTTGTTAGAAATTCTTGAGGGTATGTCTGATATGCAAATTTTGCAATGGGCTGATACGATGGACCGTATCGACTTATATGTTCTCATTGTGTTTTATACAACACACGTGCCTGCATCACTGCATGCAAAGGTTCAACAACTCGCCAAAACACGGTGGGATGATTTGGTACTATCTTTGATTTGGGACATGTTTGTCGAATCTCCTGAAAGTGCTTATATCGAACTGATGCGTCTGATTCTTCATACCGTTGAACAATTCCCGTGGTGGTCAAAGACACCGCCGGCGATGGTGGAAGCCGTTCGTTTGGCGTTTTTAGAAAATGAGCCGTTAATAACCTGGGCAAACAGTTTGCGCCCGGGGGCGCTTGAATATGATCTGCAGGCTTTAGGTTTGTCGCGGCAACACACTTTGGCGCATGTTTTGGTGAGCCATGTTTTAGTTGCGGCGACCCCACTAATTTGGCAAGAAATCTTGGCGACGAAGAACTTTTCATGGTCTTCTTGGAGTGTCCAAATAGATGACAAATCACGGGGACGAGCCCAACAGGTGATGCGGTCGTATTTGTTAAAGGTTCCGGTAGATCAATACGATACGACAGTGATTCAGAGCTTTCTTGGAAAATGGGGCAATCCCGAACTTCCCACGGAAGCGTGGCGGAAAGTGGGTGATGATGCCCGTGAACGGGTCCGGCAATGGTTGCGTCTTCAACGCCTCAAACAATTTTTTAGCCAAGACAATGCCCGCTTCCAGTTTTGGAAAGGATACTTGGATCGTTGCCGCCACGTTGAAATTTGGGAGGAACTGACGGCACACTCTGCGGTGGTTCTGTATTTCGATAAGATTGTGGCTGTGGAATATTCCTATGTGGGAAATGCGTGTTACCTCTATTTACCTCAAGACATAGACATCGTTCGCCGTCATGCCCATAATTCGCTGCATTTAAAAGATCAGGAAAAAGCTCAAAGACGTTTATTGCACAGTGGGGCATGGCAGGAAAATTTTAAATGGGAGTTAGAATCCTATTTGGGCTTCCCCCATCGGTAG
- a CDS encoding MFS transporter, whose translation MIASLRATGFRWLWLGQLLSQFGNAVFLIMGFWIIQLKSPFLLGIAGLAMVIPQLLAVIGGAVVDQFDAKRIMLWTDLLRGIAVGLGLLVLALDPPASPYIIIGVIGVNAFGTAFFGPAEAVVLPLLVPDKDLSAANGLYSLTSQMTSAIGAGIGGAAIATVGIFAVFGFDLVSFWFSAIAIFIMMRFSRPLEPKPETSAEIKRPFAGFKEGWKMITTMRWFVILLPLILLTNFTFAGGLILLPYWIHHDLHSTAFWYGLTDGAWSLGMMIGSLNAGWLGRFSLEKTISVSGILQGSVMAAFAFTHAPWADILWLLVGGICNGATNALIFTMLQRLIPEAIRGRTFGMLITIVTAATPLAVFLAGISVNIIPTISWYVAMAISDVAFGLSLWRIMPRHLDGSSGTVLAPES comes from the coding sequence ATGATTGCTTCCCTCAGAGCCACCGGGTTTCGTTGGTTGTGGTTAGGTCAGTTACTGTCCCAATTTGGCAATGCAGTGTTTTTAATTATGGGATTTTGGATAATCCAGCTTAAGAGTCCTTTTTTATTAGGGATTGCCGGGCTGGCAATGGTGATTCCCCAGTTATTAGCGGTAATTGGGGGAGCGGTAGTGGATCAGTTTGATGCCAAGCGCATCATGTTGTGGACAGATTTGTTGCGCGGGATAGCGGTCGGCCTCGGACTTTTGGTGCTTGCCCTGGATCCGCCGGCCAGTCCTTATATCATTATCGGAGTTATTGGAGTGAACGCCTTCGGCACCGCATTTTTTGGTCCGGCTGAAGCGGTTGTGCTGCCCCTTCTGGTTCCGGATAAGGACTTGTCCGCCGCCAATGGTCTCTATTCGTTAACCTCTCAGATGACTTCGGCCATTGGCGCAGGCATTGGAGGGGCAGCGATTGCAACAGTTGGCATTTTTGCCGTATTTGGTTTTGATCTTGTCTCATTTTGGTTTAGTGCCATTGCCATTTTCATCATGATGCGGTTCTCGAGGCCTTTAGAACCCAAGCCCGAGACATCGGCTGAGATCAAGCGGCCCTTTGCCGGATTTAAAGAAGGCTGGAAAATGATTACGACCATGCGTTGGTTTGTGATATTGCTCCCCCTTATTTTGCTAACCAACTTTACGTTTGCGGGAGGCTTGATTCTTCTGCCCTATTGGATCCATCATGACCTGCATTCGACGGCATTTTGGTATGGGCTCACTGATGGAGCTTGGTCATTAGGGATGATGATTGGAAGTCTTAACGCGGGGTGGCTCGGCCGTTTTTCTTTAGAAAAAACGATAAGTGTTTCCGGTATTCTTCAAGGGAGCGTGATGGCAGCTTTTGCTTTTACGCATGCGCCATGGGCTGACATTTTATGGCTCTTAGTTGGCGGTATTTGTAATGGGGCCACCAATGCTTTGATATTTACGATGTTGCAGCGTTTGATTCCCGAGGCGATTCGGGGACGTACTTTCGGGATGCTCATTACGATTGTCACCGCGGCAACGCCGTTAGCGGTGTTTTTGGCTGGGATATCCGTCAATATCATCCCCACAATCAGCTGGTATGTGGCTATGGCTATCAGCGATGTCGCTTTTGGTCTGTCGTTATGGCGAATAATGCCGAGGCATTTAGACGGCTCATCGGGAACAGTTCTGGCACCGGAATCCTAA
- a CDS encoding ABC transporter permease produces the protein MSLPLFDASLEDVKDSLPETKVQSNRFIGRFKSHRPALLGLVLLTIVTLASILAPVIAPYPLNAPDLNALLAPPSFHHLMGTDDVGIDLFTEVLYGGRVSIAVGIFSAIVAITVGTAIGSTAGYYGGIIDGILMRLTDIALSTPVLFIILLVTALTGPHPVTVVLVIGLTAWMFPARILRSQFLTFKSRDFVEAARAMGMTDTRIIIRHILPNALPPLIVNATLLVGQAILTESTMSFLGAGLQPPNISWGYLLNQAQTYLTTAPWMAFFPGLMIFIVILSVNLVGDGLRHALDVR, from the coding sequence ATGTCACTGCCCCTCTTTGATGCCTCTCTTGAGGATGTGAAAGATTCTCTGCCTGAGACCAAGGTGCAATCCAATCGCTTTATCGGGCGATTCAAATCACATCGACCTGCATTACTAGGTTTAGTGTTGTTGACCATCGTCACATTGGCCTCGATTCTCGCACCCGTTATTGCCCCTTACCCTTTAAACGCACCCGATCTCAATGCCCTTCTCGCCCCGCCGAGTTTCCATCACCTCATGGGTACAGATGATGTGGGAATCGATTTGTTTACCGAAGTGCTCTACGGAGGGCGCGTTTCGATAGCAGTCGGCATTTTTAGTGCCATTGTGGCGATTACCGTAGGGACCGCCATTGGTTCGACCGCTGGTTATTATGGCGGCATCATTGACGGCATCCTCATGCGGTTAACGGATATCGCCTTATCCACTCCGGTGCTCTTTATTATTCTTCTCGTCACCGCGCTGACCGGTCCCCATCCTGTCACGGTGGTTCTCGTCATTGGGCTCACGGCATGGATGTTTCCAGCGCGCATCTTGCGCAGCCAATTTCTCACGTTCAAATCACGCGACTTCGTGGAAGCTGCCCGGGCCATGGGAATGACAGACACCCGCATTATCATTCGCCATATTCTTCCCAACGCCCTGCCGCCGCTTATTGTGAATGCCACCCTACTCGTGGGTCAAGCCATATTGACGGAGTCTACAATGAGTTTTCTCGGCGCGGGTTTGCAGCCGCCCAATATTTCCTGGGGATATTTATTGAACCAGGCCCAAACCTATTTGACAACCGCTCCCTGGATGGCCTTTTTTCCCGGGCTCATGATATTTATTGTCATTTTGTCCGTAAACCTGGTGGGTGATGGACTGCGTCACGCATTAGACGTGCGTTAG
- a CDS encoding OmpA family protein produces MAGLVMMFILFLAASVLTYHHLLQQKEARINALLGVQTAIVHSLEQEFQKSHLHMTINPKTGDIQFASDVFFAFNSYKVSPAGVKSLKSFIPAYISVLLSPKYRQDISAIVVEGYTDRQGSYLYNLNLSQERALAVVNTIFSPAVGPFPYQEELQKYITAEGRSYNDPVYIHGRYSASASRRVVFSFKLNDTQIMDAVQSTVNGP; encoded by the coding sequence ATGGCCGGTTTGGTTATGATGTTCATATTGTTTTTGGCAGCGAGTGTTTTAACCTATCACCATTTATTACAGCAAAAAGAAGCCCGCATTAATGCTTTGTTAGGAGTTCAAACAGCGATTGTGCATTCATTGGAACAGGAATTTCAAAAATCTCATCTGCATATGACGATAAATCCGAAGACCGGCGATATACAATTTGCCAGCGATGTGTTTTTTGCCTTTAATTCCTACAAAGTCTCTCCAGCCGGGGTCAAAAGCCTCAAATCCTTCATTCCGGCCTATATTTCTGTGTTGTTGAGTCCAAAATACCGACAGGATATTTCGGCGATCGTTGTCGAGGGTTATACGGATCGGCAAGGAAGTTACCTGTACAATTTAAATCTCTCTCAAGAACGGGCGTTGGCAGTGGTGAACACCATTTTTAGTCCGGCTGTTGGCCCATTTCCTTATCAGGAAGAATTGCAGAAATATATTACCGCAGAAGGCCGTTCCTATAATGATCCGGTGTATATTCATGGCCGTTACAGTGCTAGTGCGTCCAGACGTGTAGTATTTTCTTTTAAACTGAATGACACGCAAATTATGGATGCTGTGCAAAGCACGGTGAATGGCCCATGA
- a CDS encoding WD40/YVTN/BNR-like repeat-containing protein, giving the protein MKDLMSWRLIGPFRGGRVVAVTGHPWHSQTFYFGAVAGGVWKTTDAGISWHNISDQRLHAWSIGALDISLTDPNILYAATGEGCLRGNVTHGQGVFRTLDGGRHWEFQGLKDSRHIARIRIHPSQPNWVYVAAVGHAFGPNTERGVFRTRDGGKTWERVLYLNPETGATDLVLDPFNPRRLWAAMYQVKREPWNFTSGGPGSGLWRSEDGGNTWTNLSQSPGLPHGPFGRIGISASGAQEDLLYMSLEAPEGGIFMSRDGGDHWELATQDPEVRQRPWYFSHIFADPKVSGTVYVLNFEFLRSTDYGRHFESIPTPHVDHHDLWIDPHNSQRMINGHDGGAAVSLDGGQSWSTILNQPTAQFYHLAVDHQVPPRVYGTQQDNSSISVPLRSFKSAITVAELGEVGGGESGYIVVHPAHNHIVFAGNYGLLTRYNQHEGTTRVITPWPEDQAGHGAGSLRYRFNWTFPIAIDPHPPYALYAGAQVVFRSLDEGQSWDVMSPDLTRADPNKMEPSGGPITKDNTSVEYFGTLSVIAISPLTGEEIWTGSDDGRVHCSRDGGQTWHDVTPEGTPPWTFISGIEPSHHVPGRVYVAANRYKLDDLSPYLWRSDDYGHTWTSCHSDFPVDAVVRIVREDTVNPHLLFSGTEIGVFYSPDMGHHWFTLNYELPLVPVHDLMVSGNSLVAATHGRSFWVLDDLTPLRVFSASNIDGLAVAVAPTQMIWPEPARLSTEDKREGFVSTGPYTTRWKLANQRVEFVDAGQNPPEGIPIYYQLPDDVEHLTITIKDSEGVPITTVSERDSLAVCKGLHCWRWSGRYPEAENLDGAVFRGGRMKGPLAPPGTYIVELATGKDTINATFQTVPLPHTSASDLQQRWKLLMDIRDTLSEVHHLFKDMVTIRDTLDRWQKNNDFIIESDSAKLSQHILEQIDLLSNQLNQSKAVSPKDLLNYPIQLNGKLTSLARWVAATYGSPTTAMHQAFADLHRRVLEIQSSWESLIKQVQELNQLLYTEGYTPIGVRIQADD; this is encoded by the coding sequence GTGAAAGACTTGATGTCATGGCGGTTGATTGGTCCTTTTCGTGGAGGGCGGGTTGTCGCCGTAACCGGTCATCCGTGGCATTCTCAAACCTTTTATTTCGGGGCTGTTGCAGGCGGTGTCTGGAAAACGACAGATGCTGGCATAAGCTGGCATAATATTTCCGATCAGCGTTTACACGCCTGGTCTATCGGAGCCTTGGACATCTCTCTTACAGACCCAAATATTCTCTATGCGGCAACCGGAGAAGGATGTCTTCGCGGTAATGTGACCCACGGTCAAGGAGTGTTTCGCACGCTTGACGGCGGTCGGCATTGGGAATTCCAGGGTTTAAAGGATTCCCGTCACATTGCTCGCATTCGCATCCACCCTTCTCAACCCAATTGGGTTTACGTGGCGGCTGTCGGCCATGCTTTTGGCCCAAATACCGAACGGGGAGTGTTTCGAACCCGCGACGGCGGAAAAACTTGGGAACGCGTATTGTATTTAAATCCAGAAACCGGTGCGACTGACCTAGTGTTGGATCCTTTTAATCCACGGCGTCTGTGGGCAGCCATGTACCAGGTTAAACGCGAACCTTGGAATTTCACCTCAGGCGGTCCCGGAAGTGGATTGTGGCGAAGCGAAGACGGGGGTAACACATGGACTAATCTTAGCCAGTCCCCAGGCCTTCCCCACGGTCCCTTCGGCCGCATAGGAATCAGTGCCTCAGGCGCCCAGGAAGATCTTTTGTACATGTCCCTTGAAGCCCCTGAGGGCGGAATCTTTATGTCCCGTGATGGGGGTGATCATTGGGAACTGGCTACCCAAGATCCGGAAGTTCGCCAACGCCCCTGGTATTTTAGTCACATTTTTGCTGATCCCAAAGTGTCTGGTACGGTTTATGTGCTCAATTTTGAATTTCTGCGTTCAACCGATTATGGACGGCATTTTGAAAGCATCCCGACCCCGCATGTCGACCATCATGATCTGTGGATCGATCCCCACAATTCGCAACGCATGATTAATGGCCACGATGGAGGTGCTGCCGTTAGTCTAGACGGGGGCCAGTCCTGGTCGACGATTTTGAACCAACCCACTGCCCAATTTTATCATCTAGCTGTGGATCACCAGGTTCCGCCCCGTGTTTACGGCACTCAGCAAGACAACAGCAGTATTTCCGTCCCTCTTCGCAGCTTTAAATCCGCAATCACGGTGGCGGAATTGGGTGAAGTTGGGGGCGGAGAAAGCGGGTATATTGTCGTCCATCCAGCCCACAATCACATCGTCTTTGCTGGCAACTATGGTTTGTTAACGCGTTACAACCAACATGAGGGCACCACTCGGGTGATTACTCCCTGGCCTGAAGATCAAGCGGGGCATGGAGCGGGCAGTCTTCGCTACCGGTTTAACTGGACCTTCCCTATAGCTATAGACCCTCACCCCCCCTATGCCCTTTATGCGGGGGCCCAAGTTGTCTTCCGCAGTCTTGATGAAGGACAATCTTGGGACGTCATGAGTCCCGACCTGACACGGGCTGATCCCAACAAAATGGAACCATCAGGAGGTCCTATAACCAAAGATAACACCAGTGTGGAATATTTTGGGACACTTAGTGTCATTGCCATCAGCCCGTTGACAGGAGAAGAGATTTGGACAGGATCAGATGATGGCCGGGTACACTGCTCCCGGGATGGAGGACAAACTTGGCATGACGTGACTCCCGAGGGAACCCCTCCTTGGACCTTTATTAGCGGCATTGAACCCTCCCATCATGTGCCCGGCCGTGTTTACGTTGCGGCTAACCGGTACAAGCTGGATGATCTCAGCCCATATTTGTGGCGCTCGGATGATTATGGGCATACCTGGACATCTTGTCATTCCGATTTTCCCGTGGACGCGGTGGTCCGTATCGTGCGAGAAGATACAGTCAATCCCCATTTGCTCTTCTCAGGAACAGAAATTGGCGTCTTCTATTCTCCTGATATGGGTCATCATTGGTTCACCCTAAATTACGAATTACCGCTCGTACCCGTGCATGATTTAATGGTGAGCGGAAATTCCTTGGTGGCTGCCACACATGGCCGATCATTTTGGGTTCTCGACGATCTGACGCCTTTACGGGTATTTTCAGCATCTAACATTGATGGGTTAGCGGTAGCGGTCGCGCCTACACAAATGATATGGCCAGAGCCGGCCCGTTTATCCACAGAGGATAAACGCGAAGGCTTTGTTTCCACCGGACCTTATACAACACGATGGAAACTAGCGAATCAACGCGTAGAATTTGTTGATGCGGGCCAAAATCCTCCGGAGGGAATTCCCATCTATTATCAGTTACCTGACGATGTCGAACATCTCACAATCACCATAAAAGATAGTGAAGGAGTGCCCATCACCACGGTCAGCGAACGAGACAGTCTTGCCGTTTGCAAAGGACTTCACTGCTGGCGATGGTCCGGGCGTTATCCTGAAGCAGAAAATCTTGACGGGGCTGTCTTTCGTGGGGGCCGAATGAAAGGACCATTGGCACCTCCGGGGACGTACATTGTAGAATTGGCCACGGGTAAAGACACGATTAATGCAACCTTTCAAACGGTTCCTCTTCCCCACACCAGCGCTTCTGATCTGCAACAACGATGGAAGCTGTTAATGGATATCAGAGATACCTTAAGCGAAGTGCATCATTTGTTCAAAGACATGGTGACCATCAGAGATACCCTGGATCGATGGCAAAAGAATAATGACTTTATCATTGAATCGGATTCCGCCAAGTTATCCCAGCATATTTTAGAACAGATTGATTTACTCAGTAACCAGCTAAACCAGTCCAAAGCCGTCAGTCCCAAAGACCTGTTAAATTATCCAATTCAACTCAATGGCAAATTAACGTCTTTGGCGCGCTGGGTGGCCGCCACTTATGGCAGTCCCACTACGGCGATGCACCAAGCTTTTGCCGACCTCCATCGCCGTGTTCTTGAGATTCAGAGTTCCTGGGAGAGCCTGATTAAACAGGTGCAGGAGTTGAATCAGTTGCTATATACGGAAGGATATACTCCCATAGGGGTTCGGATACAAGCCGATGACTAA
- a CDS encoding ABC transporter permease gives MGSFLVRRLMQSIPVLFGISVLMFILVHVLPGGPLALYRNQPGVSAAQLHQVAVNLGLTAPLYVQYWHWLSGALRGNFGYSYIYGLPATQMMLQRLPATLELMGAAFLLATSTAFVIGVYSAVHYRSKWDHLFTTLSYIGIAVPAFWFGLLLIILFSVDLHWLPSGGILTAGQPFSIGDALRHLILPATVLAFYIVAQESRYVRAAMLDVLNQDYVRTARAKGVGEHVVIWKHALRNALLPVITVMVLDTAYLFGGSVVVETIFSWPGMGRLFIQALSQGDYPVLLVIVSFLSVVIVFANIVADILYAVLDPRIRILYQ, from the coding sequence ATGGGAAGTTTCTTAGTGCGGCGCTTAATGCAGTCCATTCCTGTGCTATTTGGCATTAGCGTTCTAATGTTTATACTCGTTCACGTGTTGCCCGGAGGTCCTCTAGCCCTCTACAGAAATCAACCAGGGGTCAGTGCTGCCCAGCTCCACCAAGTGGCGGTGAACTTAGGGTTGACCGCACCTTTATATGTCCAATATTGGCATTGGCTTAGTGGAGCGCTGCGTGGCAACTTTGGTTATTCCTATATTTACGGGCTTCCCGCAACCCAGATGATGCTTCAACGTTTGCCAGCTACATTAGAACTCATGGGCGCCGCATTTCTGTTAGCGACGTCGACGGCATTTGTCATCGGCGTGTATAGTGCTGTCCACTATCGTTCGAAGTGGGATCACCTTTTTACCACACTGAGTTATATTGGCATTGCCGTTCCGGCATTTTGGTTCGGATTGCTTTTGATCATACTTTTTTCGGTCGACCTCCATTGGCTACCCTCGGGAGGCATTCTCACTGCCGGTCAGCCATTTTCCATAGGGGATGCTTTGCGCCACTTGATTCTTCCGGCCACAGTCCTTGCGTTTTACATTGTCGCGCAAGAAAGCCGTTATGTGCGCGCTGCGATGTTAGATGTGCTAAACCAGGACTATGTCCGCACCGCTCGAGCCAAAGGGGTTGGAGAGCATGTCGTGATTTGGAAACACGCCTTGCGCAATGCCTTGTTACCCGTTATTACCGTCATGGTATTAGATACCGCCTACTTGTTTGGAGGGTCAGTTGTAGTGGAAACGATTTTTTCGTGGCCCGGCATGGGCCGCTTGTTTATTCAAGCACTCTCACAAGGCGATTACCCCGTTCTTCTGGTCATCGTCTCATTTTTGTCCGTTGTGATTGTGTTTGCCAATATTGTGGCCGACATTTTATATGCCGTCTTGGACCCACGAATTCGTATCCTATACCAATAA
- a CDS encoding MFS transporter → MTNSRQVIFIFSLISIFVATYNLTLTSGLLHHFREVWHLEPATLSLINAAPLLGMAGGGLVLGLLSDRVGRVTILQWNWLIILLSSAAALVLYSPSTIIGARILLGIGLGSDFAIVFPYIVELGNTSRMVIAVLGLGDVGQWLAYAIDALSRHLHWYRMPFALSLLWGIPLALWRHQLPESRVWQQQRVTSYTQWARSLITPSTRTHIIQTGVPWALHQISGQGLALFLPSILLKVMATTVHWGSSIIKLLVLPAFIVALQIVPLIGPVKWQIIGFCLRALSFVAAVVTLLVHGSPWLTIVMLTSALFWGSAGPDKTTVLIPALLFGPRIHTSGQGMAELMGRLGSLVGVLIFGSLAITGHTVTALSGFALTDFLGAVVSLSLLTTQFPTVFIRRQKLHTSSLSQD, encoded by the coding sequence ATGACTAATTCACGACAGGTTATTTTTATCTTTTCCCTGATTAGCATCTTCGTAGCAACCTATAATTTAACTCTTACATCCGGTCTTCTTCACCATTTTCGCGAGGTATGGCATCTGGAACCAGCTACATTGTCCTTAATCAACGCCGCTCCCTTATTAGGAATGGCAGGGGGCGGACTGGTTTTAGGACTGCTTAGTGACCGCGTTGGACGTGTTACGATCCTCCAGTGGAATTGGCTCATCATTTTGCTAAGCAGTGCTGCAGCTTTGGTGCTCTATTCACCTAGCACTATCATTGGCGCCCGGATACTCTTAGGAATAGGTCTTGGCAGCGATTTTGCCATTGTCTTTCCCTACATTGTGGAATTAGGAAACACCTCACGGATGGTTATCGCCGTGTTAGGATTGGGTGACGTCGGCCAATGGCTAGCCTATGCCATAGATGCGTTGAGCCGGCACCTGCACTGGTACCGTATGCCCTTTGCTCTCAGCCTCTTGTGGGGGATTCCTTTAGCCTTATGGCGCCATCAATTGCCAGAAAGCCGTGTGTGGCAACAACAACGCGTAACAAGTTATACCCAGTGGGCTCGGTCTCTGATCACACCAAGCACGCGCACCCACATCATCCAAACTGGCGTGCCCTGGGCTCTTCACCAAATCAGCGGACAAGGATTAGCCTTGTTTTTACCATCAATCTTGTTAAAAGTCATGGCAACGACCGTCCACTGGGGCTCTTCGATTATCAAGTTATTGGTGTTGCCCGCTTTTATCGTCGCCTTGCAGATTGTGCCATTGATAGGACCCGTCAAGTGGCAGATTATAGGCTTTTGCTTGCGAGCTCTTAGCTTTGTCGCGGCAGTTGTCACCTTATTGGTTCATGGGTCCCCGTGGCTCACCATAGTCATGCTCACATCAGCCTTATTCTGGGGATCAGCGGGGCCCGATAAGACGACCGTCCTTATTCCGGCTCTTCTCTTTGGTCCAAGGATTCATACTTCAGGTCAAGGAATGGCTGAATTGATGGGACGATTGGGAAGTCTGGTCGGCGTGCTTATATTCGGATCTCTCGCGATCACGGGTCATACAGTTACCGCTCTCAGCGGATTTGCATTAACGGATTTTTTGGGCGCCGTTGTCAGCCTCAGTCTTTTAACTACCCAATTCCCCACTGTTTTCATCCGCCGCCAAAAATTACATACTTCCTCCCTGTCCCAAGATTAG
- a CDS encoding peptide ABC transporter substrate-binding protein gives MSIQRPLTWLATTLTLTAIAAGCGSPSTPTSQGTTTTKTTAVANGTVVDGIFEEPDNLNPILGPNMTFAAIVKTSMFHNLFQVLPNGTLEPDIATVVPTVANGGISANGLVYTFHLKQGLKWSNGQPITSKDVWETYKLITNPAVNAVTKLGWSDVKTFKILSPYSFQLILNAPFAPLIDTVFTGSSPGILPYSVFKNIPASQVNTAHFNVDPSVSDGPFMFKSWIPGVAITVERNPYWWGPKPKASQIIFKVIPNENTLLADAQSHAINVYYFAPIEQAQPLSAISGAKVFFTSAPNEEMAVVNMRDPVLDNVKVRQALEYAIDRPALVSKVWMGHATLVGADQPPDAWAYDPQVKPYPYNPQKADALLTAAGWKMGSNGFRTKNGQELSLIYSTTAGNPYRDATERLLQFWLKQVGINLVIRNYPANEFFGTILPDGKPWDLAEYEYGQGLDPGVRPQVMYEPGGAENFGAYNNPTVTSLLQAQSTLVTESQRRPYLFRVEQILHNDLPDLFYYSPQGVSASINMSGYQPNPWSVDTWNCWDWQLTK, from the coding sequence TTGTCTATACAACGTCCACTAACATGGTTAGCGACTACTCTGACTTTAACGGCGATTGCCGCTGGGTGCGGATCCCCCTCCACCCCGACATCCCAAGGAACAACCACAACGAAAACTACGGCTGTTGCCAACGGTACTGTCGTCGACGGGATTTTTGAAGAGCCTGATAACTTAAACCCGATCCTCGGTCCCAATATGACTTTCGCAGCAATTGTTAAAACATCCATGTTTCACAATCTGTTTCAAGTGTTACCCAACGGTACCTTAGAACCCGATATTGCCACCGTCGTACCGACTGTCGCCAATGGCGGGATTTCCGCTAACGGTTTAGTGTATACATTTCACCTCAAACAAGGGCTGAAATGGTCAAATGGACAACCTATCACGAGTAAAGATGTATGGGAAACGTATAAATTAATCACCAATCCAGCGGTCAATGCTGTTACCAAACTAGGCTGGTCTGACGTCAAAACGTTCAAGATATTGAGTCCTTATAGCTTCCAACTGATTCTAAACGCGCCATTTGCTCCTCTAATCGACACCGTGTTTACAGGCAGTAGTCCTGGCATTTTGCCGTACTCAGTCTTCAAAAATATTCCTGCCAGCCAAGTGAACACCGCTCATTTTAATGTCGATCCATCAGTGAGTGATGGACCTTTCATGTTCAAAAGCTGGATTCCCGGGGTTGCTATTACTGTCGAGCGCAATCCCTACTGGTGGGGACCCAAGCCCAAAGCCAGCCAAATTATCTTCAAGGTCATTCCGAATGAAAACACCTTGTTGGCTGATGCCCAGTCCCATGCGATCAATGTCTACTATTTTGCTCCTATCGAGCAAGCACAACCCTTATCCGCTATCTCCGGCGCCAAAGTCTTCTTTACCTCTGCACCCAACGAAGAGATGGCGGTGGTGAATATGCGCGATCCAGTTTTAGACAATGTCAAGGTACGGCAAGCGTTAGAATATGCCATCGATCGGCCGGCTTTGGTCTCAAAGGTCTGGATGGGCCATGCAACACTGGTTGGGGCCGATCAACCTCCTGATGCTTGGGCCTATGACCCCCAAGTCAAACCCTACCCGTATAACCCCCAAAAAGCGGATGCGTTGTTGACAGCAGCGGGATGGAAAATGGGCTCCAATGGGTTTCGCACCAAAAACGGTCAAGAACTGAGTCTAATTTACTCCACGACAGCCGGGAACCCTTACCGCGATGCGACAGAGCGCTTGTTGCAATTTTGGCTCAAGCAAGTCGGGATTAATTTAGTCATCCGCAATTACCCCGCCAACGAATTTTTCGGCACGATACTTCCTGATGGCAAGCCATGGGACTTGGCCGAGTATGAATATGGCCAGGGACTTGATCCCGGTGTCCGGCCCCAAGTCATGTATGAGCCGGGTGGTGCGGAAAACTTTGGAGCTTATAATAACCCAACCGTAACGTCCTTGCTTCAAGCCCAAAGCACACTGGTGACCGAGTCCCAACGCCGTCCCTACCTGTTCCGTGTTGAACAAATCTTGCACAACGATCTCCCCGATCTTTTCTATTACAGTCCTCAAGGAGTTTCCGCATCAATCAATATGTCTGGATATCAGCCTAATCCTTGGTCAGTAGACACATGGAATTGTTGGGATTGGCAGTTAACCAAATAA